The DNA window CCTGGGCGATTTCGGAGACCGCCTCTTCCAAACCTAATACCAAGCTGCAGAATTGGCTGGTAGAATGGCCGAGCGGATTTCGAGCCAGCCCTGCGTTGCTCCTCGGTTACGGTGCCTGCACCGCGCCCTCGTCGCGCCTTGGTCTGGCCCGAAATCCACTCGGCCATTCTACCAGCCAATTCTGCAGCTTGGTATTAGGTTTGGAAGAGGCGGTCTCCGAAATCGCCCAGGCCTGGGAGGATGTATTTTTGGTGGTTCAATTGGCGATCCACTTTGCCGGCCACGATGCGGACGTCAGGGTGGGCTTGTTGGAGGCATTCGATTCCTTCAGGTGCGGCGATGATGCAGATCATGGAGATGGTGGTGGCCCCGCGCTCTTTCAGTTGCCCGATGCACTGGATGGCGGACCCCCCGGTGGCCAACATGGGGTCGATGAGGTAGACTTGGCGCGCGGCGGAGAGGTCTGGCATTTTGGCGTAGTAGCAATTGGCGACGGCGGTTTCTTCGTCTCGCTCCATCCCGATGTAACCGACGCTGCTGTGAGGTATCGTGGACAGGGCGGCGTCCAGCATGCCGAGGCCCGCTCGCAAGATCGGCACGAAGACGACCGGGCCAGCGATTTCGGCCCCTGAGGTGGTTTCCAGTGGGCTGGCGACTTCGAAGGTTCGGAGCGAGAGCGTTTTGGCTGCTTCGGCTACCAGTATCTGGGTCAAGGCCGCGGTGGCGTGGCGGAATGGG is part of the Verrucomicrobiota bacterium genome and encodes:
- the upp gene encoding uracil phosphoribosyltransferase → MIEDHSAHPLVQHHLTLLRDTQTPTSPFRHATAALTQILVAEAAKTLSLRTFEVASPLETTSGAEIAGPVVFVPILRAGLGMLDAALSTIPHSSVGYIGMERDEETAVANCYYAKMPDLSAARQVYLIDPMLATGGSAIQCIGQLKERGATTISMICIIAAPEGIECLQQAHPDVRIVAGKVDRQLNHQKYILPGLGDFGDRLFQT